The DNA sequence TCGGTGGTCAGCGCGGCGGCCGCCGCCGGCGCCGAGGTCGTGGTGATGTGCGACACCAACGGCGGGATGCTGCCGTCGCAGATCGGCGCGGCGATCGCCGACCTGGTCGACCGGACCGGGCTGAGCGCCGACCGGCTCGGCATCCACTGCCAGAACGACACCTCCTGCGCGGTGGCCAACACCATCGCCGCCGTCGAGGCCGGCGTCCGGCACTTCCAGGGCACCGCCAACGGGTACGGCGAACGCCCCGGCAACGCCGACCTGTTCGCCGTCGTCGCCAACCTGCAACTCAAGCTCGGGCTGCCGGTCCTACCGGACGGCTGCCTGGAACAGATGGTGCGCGTCTCGCACGCCATCGCCGAGATCGCCAACATCGCCCCCGACACCCACCAGGCCTACGTCGGGGCCGCCGCCTTCGCCCACAAGGCGGGGCTGCACGCGAGTGCGATCAAAGTGGATCCGTTGCTGTACAACCACGTCGACCCGTCGGTTGTCGGCAATGACATGCGGATCCTGGTGACCGAGATGGCCGGCCGGGCCAGCATCGAGTTGAAGAGCCGTGAACTCGGTGTCGACCTGGCCGGCCATCCGGACGCGCTGTCCCGGGTCACCAAGCGGGTGAAGGAGCTGGAGGCCGGCGGCTGGTCCTTCGAAGCCGCCGACGCCTCGTTCGAGCTGCTGGTCCGCTCCGAGCTGGCGGCCGACACCGGTGCCGTCACCACCCGGCCGTTCGCCCTGGAGTCCTACCGGGTGCTGGTGGAGCACCGCGAGGACGGCGCGGTGGTCTCCGAGGCCACCGTCAAGGTTCGGGTACGCGGCGAGCGGGTGATCGCCACCGCCGAGGGCAACGGCCCGGTCAACGCCCTCGACGAGGCGTTGCGGGTGGCGCTGCGCAGCCACTACCCGGACCTGGCCGAGTTCCGGTTGGCCGACTACAAGGTGCGGATCCTGGAAGGCAGCCAGGGCACCGGGGCGATCACCCGGGTGCTGGTGGAGACGGTCGACGGCAACGCCCGGGACTGGACCACCGTCGGGGTGCACGAGAACGTGGTGGAGGCCAGCTGGCACGCCCTGGTCGACGCGCTCACCTACGGACTGGCCCGCAGCCGGACCACCACCGGCGTCTGACCTGCCCGGCCGGGGCCACCGGTGACCTGCCCTGGCCCCGGGCGGGCGCTCCGGGTCAAGCGGCCGGCAGCACCAGCCCGGCGACGACCATCCGGTGGTCGCTGCCGGGCACCCGGTGCACGGTCACCGACCGCACCCCGATCCGGTCGTCCACCAGCACCCGGTCCAGCGTCACCGGCGGGATCGGGCTGCCGTCGTACGGCCCCCAGGTGCCGACCAGCCCGTCGCCGGTCGCGTCGGCGGCGTCGATGTAGCCGGTGGCGATCAGCCGGCGCAGCGCCGCGTGGTCCAGGGTGGCGTTGAAGTCGCCGGCCAGGATTCGCGGCGGGCCCTGCGGGTCGGGGCGGGGCTGCCCGGCCAGGTCGGCCCGCCACGACGACAGGGTGTGCAGCGCGAACGGCGCCATCGGGTGCGCCGACTCGACCCGCACCGGCCCGCTGCCCGGCGGGCGGACCGTGCCGTACGACTGGGCGAAGCCGCCCACGTTGCGCCGTACCCCGTCGTCGGTGACCGGCCAGCGCGCGTAGACCGCCGACCCGGTGGTCCCCACCTCCGGATCGGCCCGGCGGTACGGCAACAGGTCGCCGACGCCGAGCCGGTCCAGCTCGGCCTCGGCCGCCGGAGTGAACTCCTGCATCGCCAGCACGTCCACCCGCTCCCGGCGCAGCAACTCCATCAGCACCGTCAGGTCCGCCGCCCCGGCCAGCAGGTTCGCCGTGGCGACCCGGACCGTGACCCCGTCGGCGGCGGTCGCGGTCCGGCCGCCGTCCGGCACCGCCCGGGGCAGCACCGCGACGGCGAGCAGCACCACCGCCAGCAGCGCGGCGCCGCTCGCCCACCGCCGCCGGGACCAGACCGCCACCGCCAGCGGAACAACCGTCCAAGCCGCCACGTACGGGGTGAACGCGAGCAGCTGCACCAGCGGGCCGTACTCCCAGCCGGCCAGCCGCAGCACCGCCCAGAGCAGCCCCGGCAGCACCAGCGGCCACACCAGCCAACCGGCCGGCCGGCGCCGGGTGCTGGCCGGGGGCTGCGGGATGGGGCTGGTCTGCGGCGCGGTCACGCCGGAACGGTATCCGGTGTGTCCCGGTGTGGACGGGCCACCCCGGTCCGGTGTCGGTCGTACCACCCCGGCCGGTCAATCACCCGGTCGGAGACGGATCCCGGCGTTAGAACGGCCCGATCCGGGGCACCCCCCGGCCGGCGCCGCAGTGGCCCCGCACCGCGGGGCCGACCGGCGATTGGCGACCAGCGTCAAGGACGGTGCGATGACGACGACCGAGCCACAAGTCAGTACGGACCAGCCAGCCGACGCCACTCCGGCCGCGGCCGCGCTGGAGCAGGCGCTGTTCGAGGTCAAACGGGTGATCGTCGGGCAGGACCGGCTGGTCGAGCGGCTGCTCACCGCGTTGCTCGCCAACGGACACTGCCTGCTGGAGGGCGTACCGGGGATCGCCAAGACCCTCGCGGCGCAGACCCTCGCGGTCGCCGTCGGCGGCAGCTTCTCCCGGATCCAGTTCACCCCCGACCTGGTGCCCTCCGACATCGTCGGCACCCGGATCTACCGGGCGTCGACCGAGTCGTTCGACGTCGAGCTCGGACCGGTGATGGCCAACCTGGTGCTCGCCGACGAGATCAACCGGGCGCCGGCCAAGGTGCAGTCGGCGCTGCTCGAGGCGATGGCCGAGCGGCAGGTCTCGATCGGCGGCCGCAGCTACCCGGTGCCGGACCCGTTCCTGGTGCTGGCCACCCAGAACCCGATCGAGTCCGAGGGGGTCTACCAGCTTCCGGAGGCGCAACGGGACCGGTTCCTGATGAAGGTCGTGGTCGACTACCCGACCGACGAGGAGGAGCTCGGCATCCTCTACCGGATGGGGGTGGACCGTCCGCAGCCCCGCCAGGTGCTGGACGCGGCCACCCTGTGCACCATGCAGCAGCAGGCCCGGGAGGTGTTCGTCCATCACGCGCTCGCCGAGTACATCGTCCGGCTGGTGCTGGCCACCCGCCGCCCGCAACTGTTCGGGCTGCCGGAGCTGACCGGGCTGCTGGCGTACGGTGCCAGCCCGCGCGCCACCCTCGGCCTGGTCGCCGCCGCCCGGGGCCTGGCGTTGCTGCGCGGCCGCGACTACGTGCTGCCCGAGGACGTCCGGGAACTCGCCACCGACGTGCTCGCCCACCGGCTGGTGCTCTCCTTCGACGCGGTCGCGGACGGCGTCGACGCCGGGTCGATCGTCCGCCGGCTGATCCAGGTGGTCCCGCCGCCGCGGATCGCGCCGGCCCACGACCAGCGACCCGGACTGGCGGCTGTCGCGTGACCGGCGACGGCCCGCTCGGTCCGGCCACCCTGCCGGAGCTGACCCCACCGGAGACGCTGCGCCGGCTGGAGCTGACCGTCACCCGGCGGCTCGACGGCCTGCTGCACGGCCAGCACCTGGGCCTGCTGCCCGGTGCCGGCAGCGAACCCGCCGGCAGCCGGGAGTACCGGCCCGGTGAGGACGAGGTACGCCGGATGGACTGGGCGGTCACCGCCCGGACCACCGTGCCGCACGTCCGCGAGGTCGACGCCGACCGGGAGCTGACCTGCTGGCTGCTGGTCGACGGGACGGCCAGCATGGACTTCGGCACCGGCGAGCTGGAGAAGCGGGAACTGGCGGTGGCGGCGGTCGCCGCGGTCGGCTTCCTGACCGCCGGCACCGGCAATGCGGTCGGGGCGCAGCTGATCGGGGCGGGCGGCGTTCGCCGGTTTCCGGCCCGGACCGGCCGGGACCATCTGCTGCATCTGCTCCGTGCGATGCTCGCGGCGCCCCGGGTACCGGCCGGCGGGTCCGGCCGGGACGCGCCGCCGCCGCTGGCCGACGGGATCGACGGGATCCGGCGGGCGGCCACCCGGCGCGGGTTGGCGGTGGTGGTCTCCGACTTCCTCGACGGACTGCCGGACGACCCGGCCGGCCGGCCGGACTGGGAACGGTCGCTGCGCCGGCTCGCCGCCGGGCACCAGGTGCTGGCGATCGAGGTGACCGACCCCCGGGAACTCGACCTGCCCGACGTCGGGGTGATCACCGTCGAGGACCCGGAGACCGGCCGCCGCCGGGAGATCAGCACCGCCAGCCAGGACCTGCGGCGACGGTACGCCGAGGCCGCCGCCGAACAGCGTGGCCAGGTGGCCGGGGCGATCCGCCGGGCCGGCGCGGCCCATCTGGCGCTGCGCACCGACCGGGACTGGGTGGCCGACATCGTCCGGCACGTGCACCGCCAACGGCAACTGGCCGGCTGCCCACCGGCCCGTCCCGCCCCGGTACCGGCAGGAGGACTCTGATGACCTGGCAGTCCCCGGAGCGGCTGTGGCTGCTCGCCGCGGTTGCCGCGCTGGCCGGCGGTTACCTGCTGATGCAACGGCGCGGTGCCCGGTACGCGGTCCGGTTCACCAACCTGCGGCTGCTGGACCGGGTGGCACCGCAGCGTCCGGCCTGGCGTCGGCATCTGCCGGCCGGGCTGTTCCTGGCGATGCTGGCGCTGCTGGTGGCCGGGTTCGCCCGGCCGATGGACGAGGTCCGGGTGCCCCGGGAACGGGCCACGGTGATGGTGGCGGTGGACGTGTCCACCTCGATGCTGGCCAACGACGTACGACCGGACCGGCTCAGCGCGGCCAAACGGTCGGCGCACGAGTTCGTCGACGACCTGCCGGCGCAGTTCAACGTCGGCCTGGTGGCGTTCGCCGGCAACGCCTCGGTGCTGGTCGGGCCGGGCACCGACCGGGAGGCGCTGGGCGCCGGCATCGACCGGCTCGCCGAGGGGATCACCGGGGCCCAGGGCACCGCCATCGGCGAGGCGATCAAGACGTCGTTGGAGGCGATCCGGTCGCTGGACGCGCAGGCCGCCGAGGAGGTCCCGCCGGCCCGGATCGTGCTGCTGTCCGACGGGGCGAACACCTCCGGGCGGTCGCCGGAGTCGGCGGCGGCCGAGGCGGTGGAGGCCGGGATCCCGATCGACACCATTTCGGTCGGGACCGCCGCCGGATACATCGACTACGGCGGCGGCCGGCCGCTGCGGGTGCCGGTGGACGGCGAGAACCTCGAAGCGGTGGCCGAGTTGACCGGCGGCGCCTACCACGAGGCGGCCAGCAGCAGCCAGTTGAGCGCGGTCTACGCCGACATCGGCACCTCGGTCGGCTACCGGCTGGAGCTGGCCGACGTGTCGGCCCGGTTCATCGGATTCGGGCTACTGCTCGCCGTGGCCGCCGCCGGGACCTCGCTGTTGTGGTTCTCCCGGTTGCCCTGACCCGCGCCCGACCCGCGCCTGACCCGCGCCCGACCCGCGTCACCCCCGCGCCAGACCCGACCTGGACCTGTGGAGGAGGAGCCCAATGACTGTGCCTACCGGGTTGGGCGAGCCGCGTGGCCCGTGGTTCGTCTCGCCGGACGCGGACCGTTGGCCGGGGCTGGACGGCTCCGCCGTACCGCCGGCACCGAGCCCGCCGCGACGGTGGCGTCGCCGGCTGCTGACCGTCGCCGCGGTGCTCACCCTGTCGGCGGCGTCCGGCGGGCTGGCCGGCGCGGTGGTCGCCGGCTGGGGCGGCGACGCGGGACAGCCGGCGACTTTGCCGTCGCCGTCGGCCACCCCCGGGGTGTCGCCGGATCTGGTGGCGGCGGCGGCCAAGGTGCTGCCCGGCGTGGTGTCGGTCCAGGTCGAACGGGGCAGCATGATCTCCGGTGGGTCCGGCTTCGCGATCGACGACCAGCATCACATCATCACCAACGACCACATCCTGGACGGCGACAGCGAACCGGGGACTCCGCTCAACGGCCACCAGGTCAGCGTCGTCGCCCAGGACGGTCGGCGGATCGTCGCCGAGGTGGTCGGCCGGGACCCGGGCAGCGACATCGCGGTGCTGCGGGTGCCGTCGTCCGCCGGTCTTCGTCCGCTGGCCCTGGCCCAGCCCGGCGCCACCCAGGTCGGCGAGTCGGTCCTGGCGGTCGGCTCCCCGCTCGGCCTGTCCGGCACGGTCACCGCCGGGATCGTCAGCGCCCTGGACCGTGAGGTGATGCTCGGCAACGGCGGGCGGCAGACCGCGGTGCAGACCGACGCGTCGATCAACCCCGGCAACTCGGGTGGGCCGCTGGTCAACGTCGACGGCGAGGTGATCGGGGTGAACACCGCCATCGCCACGTTGGAGGGTGTCGGGTCGATCGGCATCGGCTTCGCCATCCCGATCCACCGGGCCGAACAGACGGCCGACGAGATCATCCGGCGGGGCGGCTGACCACCGCCCAGGTGGTCGGCGCCGAGGGCGGCGGTACTGTCGGATGATGGCGGCAGGCGAGATGCGGGTCACCGACTCGGTGGTGATCCCGGCGGGCGAGTTGACCGAGCGGTTCTCCCGTTCGTCCGGACCCGGCGGCCAGGGCGTCAACACGGCGGACTCGCGGGTC is a window from the Solwaraspora sp. WMMD792 genome containing:
- a CDS encoding DUF58 domain-containing protein; translation: MTGDGPLGPATLPELTPPETLRRLELTVTRRLDGLLHGQHLGLLPGAGSEPAGSREYRPGEDEVRRMDWAVTARTTVPHVREVDADRELTCWLLVDGTASMDFGTGELEKRELAVAAVAAVGFLTAGTGNAVGAQLIGAGGVRRFPARTGRDHLLHLLRAMLAAPRVPAGGSGRDAPPPLADGIDGIRRAATRRGLAVVVSDFLDGLPDDPAGRPDWERSLRRLAAGHQVLAIEVTDPRELDLPDVGVITVEDPETGRRREISTASQDLRRRYAEAAAEQRGQVAGAIRRAGAAHLALRTDRDWVADIVRHVHRQRQLAGCPPARPAPVPAGGL
- a CDS encoding MoxR family ATPase, giving the protein MTTTEPQVSTDQPADATPAAAALEQALFEVKRVIVGQDRLVERLLTALLANGHCLLEGVPGIAKTLAAQTLAVAVGGSFSRIQFTPDLVPSDIVGTRIYRASTESFDVELGPVMANLVLADEINRAPAKVQSALLEAMAERQVSIGGRSYPVPDPFLVLATQNPIESEGVYQLPEAQRDRFLMKVVVDYPTDEEELGILYRMGVDRPQPRQVLDAATLCTMQQQAREVFVHHALAEYIVRLVLATRRPQLFGLPELTGLLAYGASPRATLGLVAAARGLALLRGRDYVLPEDVRELATDVLAHRLVLSFDAVADGVDAGSIVRRLIQVVPPPRIAPAHDQRPGLAAVA
- a CDS encoding trypsin-like peptidase domain-containing protein, whose translation is MTVPTGLGEPRGPWFVSPDADRWPGLDGSAVPPAPSPPRRWRRRLLTVAAVLTLSAASGGLAGAVVAGWGGDAGQPATLPSPSATPGVSPDLVAAAAKVLPGVVSVQVERGSMISGGSGFAIDDQHHIITNDHILDGDSEPGTPLNGHQVSVVAQDGRRIVAEVVGRDPGSDIAVLRVPSSAGLRPLALAQPGATQVGESVLAVGSPLGLSGTVTAGIVSALDREVMLGNGGRQTAVQTDASINPGNSGGPLVNVDGEVIGVNTAIATLEGVGSIGIGFAIPIHRAEQTADEIIRRGG
- a CDS encoding VWA domain-containing protein; protein product: MTWQSPERLWLLAAVAALAGGYLLMQRRGARYAVRFTNLRLLDRVAPQRPAWRRHLPAGLFLAMLALLVAGFARPMDEVRVPRERATVMVAVDVSTSMLANDVRPDRLSAAKRSAHEFVDDLPAQFNVGLVAFAGNASVLVGPGTDREALGAGIDRLAEGITGAQGTAIGEAIKTSLEAIRSLDAQAAEEVPPARIVLLSDGANTSGRSPESAAAEAVEAGIPIDTISVGTAAGYIDYGGGRPLRVPVDGENLEAVAELTGGAYHEAASSSQLSAVYADIGTSVGYRLELADVSARFIGFGLLLAVAAAGTSLLWFSRLP
- a CDS encoding endonuclease/exonuclease/phosphatase family protein produces the protein MTAPQTSPIPQPPASTRRRPAGWLVWPLVLPGLLWAVLRLAGWEYGPLVQLLAFTPYVAAWTVVPLAVAVWSRRRWASGAALLAVVLLAVAVLPRAVPDGGRTATAADGVTVRVATANLLAGAADLTVLMELLRRERVDVLAMQEFTPAAEAELDRLGVGDLLPYRRADPEVGTTGSAVYARWPVTDDGVRRNVGGFAQSYGTVRPPGSGPVRVESAHPMAPFALHTLSSWRADLAGQPRPDPQGPPRILAGDFNATLDHAALRRLIATGYIDAADATGDGLVGTWGPYDGSPIPPVTLDRVLVDDRIGVRSVTVHRVPGSDHRMVVAGLVLPAA
- the cimA gene encoding citramalate synthase yields the protein MTFQVYDTTLRDGAQREGISYSVVDKLAVARLLDDFGVGFIEGGWPGAMPKDTEFFRRARTELDLRHAVLVAFGATRKAGVKVADDPQVRALLDAETPAVCLVAKSDIRHVERALRTTGAENLAMVTDTVAHFVAEGRRVFLDCEHFFDGFRHDPAYTASVVSAAAAAGAEVVVMCDTNGGMLPSQIGAAIADLVDRTGLSADRLGIHCQNDTSCAVANTIAAVEAGVRHFQGTANGYGERPGNADLFAVVANLQLKLGLPVLPDGCLEQMVRVSHAIAEIANIAPDTHQAYVGAAAFAHKAGLHASAIKVDPLLYNHVDPSVVGNDMRILVTEMAGRASIELKSRELGVDLAGHPDALSRVTKRVKELEAGGWSFEAADASFELLVRSELAADTGAVTTRPFALESYRVLVEHREDGAVVSEATVKVRVRGERVIATAEGNGPVNALDEALRVALRSHYPDLAEFRLADYKVRILEGSQGTGAITRVLVETVDGNARDWTTVGVHENVVEASWHALVDALTYGLARSRTTTGV